The Prochlorococcus marinus str. MIT 9301 genome window below encodes:
- a CDS encoding MlaD family protein: protein MRRSLRDSIVGFSLLGGILIFTFFSFWLRGVRLSSKNWYLFAEFNNASGLSKKSPVTYRGILVGSIEDIIFTNESIKAKIVLNNPEIILPRPAFARVVTNSFLGGDVQVALEASDKTILKNIAKPISEECDAKLIVCQGNTITGKQLSSLSNITNRISQLLKETNQENLIENIVTSIDQFDRTQENLDELIFLSKQELQRVEPLIKEITIAANHLNNILSTIDDKETLNDIKLTINAARSISTKIDNMSDDFEKLTQDKELTKSIRDLTIGLSKFLNEIYP from the coding sequence ATGCGTAGAAGCCTGCGAGATTCAATAGTTGGTTTTTCCTTATTAGGAGGAATTTTAATATTCACATTTTTTTCTTTTTGGCTAAGAGGAGTGAGATTATCTTCAAAAAATTGGTATCTCTTTGCTGAATTCAATAACGCAAGCGGTTTATCAAAAAAATCGCCAGTTACTTATAGAGGAATCTTAGTTGGATCTATAGAAGATATCATATTCACAAATGAATCAATTAAAGCAAAGATAGTTTTAAATAATCCTGAAATTATTCTTCCAAGGCCAGCTTTTGCAAGGGTAGTTACAAATTCTTTCCTTGGAGGAGATGTACAAGTTGCTTTAGAAGCTAGTGACAAGACAATTCTTAAAAACATTGCAAAACCCATATCAGAAGAATGCGATGCCAAATTAATAGTTTGTCAGGGAAACACTATTACAGGTAAACAACTATCAAGTCTCTCAAATATAACTAATAGAATAAGTCAACTTCTAAAAGAAACGAATCAAGAAAACTTAATTGAAAACATCGTTACCTCAATTGACCAATTTGATAGAACACAAGAAAATCTTGATGAATTAATTTTTTTATCGAAACAAGAACTGCAAAGAGTTGAACCTCTAATAAAAGAAATTACAATTGCTGCCAATCATTTAAATAACATTTTGTCTACTATTGATGATAAAGAAACCCTTAATGACATTAAATTGACAATTAATGCTGCTAGATCTATCTCAACCAAAATAGATAACATGAGCGATGATTTTGAAAAATTAACGCAAGACAAAGAACTAACTAAATCTATAAGAGATTTAACGATTGGACTTTCAAAATTCCTTAATGAAATTTATCCATAA
- a CDS encoding ABC transporter ATP-binding protein encodes MKKSKHAVETKNLSISWGEVNVLNQINFELNDGEKLAIVGPSGSGKSTILKILAGLILPTKGELRIFGEKQTYLRLDQNNPPDVRLVFQNPALLGSLTIEENVGFLLKRNKNLSKKSIHETVRECLAEVGLFNVENKLPNELSGGMQKRVSFARALITDQTLNAKSKPLLLFDEPTAGLDPIASSRIEDLINKTNHKASGSSIVVSHVLSTIERTSDKVLMLYGGKFRWAGSIDEFKKSEDPYVFQFRNGKLDGPMQPKDI; translated from the coding sequence TTGAAAAAATCAAAGCATGCAGTTGAAACAAAAAACCTCTCAATAAGCTGGGGGGAAGTAAATGTGCTTAATCAAATAAATTTTGAACTTAATGATGGAGAGAAATTAGCTATTGTTGGCCCCTCAGGTTCTGGCAAATCAACCATATTAAAAATATTAGCAGGACTAATTTTACCTACCAAAGGAGAATTAAGAATATTTGGTGAGAAGCAAACATATTTGAGATTAGATCAAAATAATCCCCCTGATGTAAGACTAGTTTTTCAGAACCCGGCTTTATTGGGATCTCTAACTATTGAAGAAAATGTAGGTTTTCTCCTCAAGAGAAATAAAAACCTATCAAAAAAGTCAATTCATGAAACAGTACGTGAATGCTTAGCAGAAGTAGGATTATTTAATGTTGAGAATAAACTTCCAAATGAATTAAGTGGAGGTATGCAAAAAAGAGTAAGTTTTGCGAGAGCGTTAATTACTGATCAAACGCTTAATGCAAAATCTAAACCTTTATTACTTTTTGATGAACCAACTGCCGGCCTTGATCCCATTGCCTCTTCAAGAATTGAAGATTTAATTAATAAGACAAATCATAAAGCTAGCGGATCATCTATTGTGGTTAGCCATGTTCTTAGTACTATAGAAAGAACTTCAGATAAAGTTTTAATGCTTTATGGAGGTAAATTCAGATGGGCAGGCTCGATTGATGAATTTAAAAAGAGTGAAGACCCCTATGTATTTCAATTTAGGAATGGAAAACTGGATGGTCCAATGCAACCCAAAGACATTTAG
- a CDS encoding gluconeogenesis factor YvcK family protein, producing MNKRKKRVRRYYKNFKKTNFVLLNKILRILSWLLPGLVIKRWMLTSAIGFLTTLLGLIIWTNLRPLYWLIEFFFGVITGLTRILPVSLMGPLIVVLGLLLIGIGQNRSINSIQKALVPEKNTFLVDALRVKSKLNRGPNIVAIGGGTGLSTLLKGLKNYSSNITAIVTVSDDGGSSGILRKQLGVQPPGDIRNCLAALSNEEPTLTRLFQYRFSGGSGLEGHSFGNLFLSALTTITGSLEKAVQASSKVLAVQGQVLPATNIDVMLWAELEDGEKIFGESKISKSKKLISRIGYLPENPSALPSALESIKEADLIVLGPGSLYTSLLPNLLVPEIVDALLQSNAPKIYISNLMTQPGETDGLDVYQHIKAIEKQLSNFGVNARIFNSILSQIQFEKSPLVDYYESRGAEPVQCNKEKLLSEGYYVLQAPLYSKRITPTLRHDPRRLARAVMFIYRKLKKLN from the coding sequence ATGAATAAGCGTAAAAAAAGGGTAAGAAGGTACTATAAAAACTTTAAAAAGACTAATTTTGTATTGTTAAACAAAATCTTAAGAATTTTGAGTTGGCTTTTACCTGGATTGGTAATAAAAAGATGGATGCTTACATCTGCGATAGGATTTTTGACTACATTATTAGGCTTGATAATTTGGACAAATTTAAGACCGCTTTATTGGCTTATTGAATTCTTTTTTGGAGTAATAACAGGTTTAACACGAATTTTGCCTGTTTCATTAATGGGACCGTTGATTGTTGTTCTTGGATTACTATTAATTGGGATTGGACAAAATAGAAGTATTAATTCAATTCAAAAAGCGCTTGTTCCAGAAAAAAATACATTTTTAGTTGATGCATTAAGAGTTAAAAGTAAATTAAACAGAGGCCCAAATATTGTTGCAATTGGCGGAGGTACAGGTTTATCTACTTTACTGAAAGGCTTAAAAAATTACAGTAGTAATATTACAGCAATTGTGACTGTTTCCGATGATGGTGGAAGTAGTGGAATTCTCAGAAAACAATTAGGTGTGCAACCTCCAGGAGATATCAGAAATTGTTTGGCAGCTTTATCAAACGAGGAACCTACTTTAACTAGATTATTTCAGTATAGATTTTCAGGGGGAAGTGGTCTAGAAGGTCATAGTTTTGGAAATCTATTCTTGTCAGCTTTAACAACAATTACGGGCAGTTTAGAAAAAGCAGTTCAAGCCTCTAGTAAGGTTTTGGCGGTACAAGGTCAAGTTTTACCTGCAACAAATATTGATGTTATGTTATGGGCCGAATTAGAAGATGGTGAAAAAATTTTTGGTGAAAGCAAGATCAGTAAATCTAAAAAATTAATTTCGAGGATTGGTTACCTACCAGAAAATCCTTCAGCTCTTCCAAGTGCTCTTGAATCTATAAAAGAAGCTGATTTAATTGTTCTTGGTCCAGGTAGTCTATACACCTCTTTATTGCCTAACCTTTTAGTCCCAGAGATAGTGGATGCCTTATTGCAAAGTAATGCTCCTAAAATTTATATAAGTAATTTGATGACTCAGCCTGGAGAAACAGATGGACTCGATGTCTATCAACATATTAAAGCAATAGAAAAACAATTATCAAATTTTGGAGTTAATGCGCGAATTTTCAACTCAATCTTGTCTCAGATTCAATTTGAAAAGTCTCCATTAGTAGATTATTACGAAAGTAGGGGGGCAGAGCCTGTCCAATGTAATAAAGAAAAATTATTATCTGAGGGTTATTATGTTTTGCAAGCACCATTATATTCAAAAAGAATAACTCCAACTCTTAGACATGATCCAAGGAGACTCGCAAGAGCAGTTATGTTTATTTATCGCAAATTAAAAAAATTAAACTAA
- a CDS encoding NAD(P)H-quinone oxidoreductase subunit J, whose protein sequence is MEKDGSAKSSDNSLIEKEGFISQSLSKDGIPNQSLPDDHIGIENISVEPNKLYEAVSFLRNYGFNYLQCQGGYDEGPGKNLVSFYHFITVDDLQKIEKIKEVRLKVFLKRDSDLSIPSLYKIFKGSDWQERETFDMYGINFIDHPNPKRLLMPEDWRGWPLRKDYIQPDFYELQDAY, encoded by the coding sequence ATGGAAAAAGACGGTTCAGCTAAATCCTCAGATAATTCATTAATAGAAAAAGAAGGCTTTATAAGCCAATCTTTGTCTAAAGATGGAATTCCAAATCAATCTTTACCTGATGATCACATAGGAATTGAAAACATTTCTGTGGAACCTAACAAATTATATGAAGCAGTATCTTTCTTGAGAAATTACGGTTTCAACTATCTCCAATGTCAAGGAGGATATGATGAGGGACCAGGCAAAAATCTTGTTAGTTTCTACCATTTTATAACTGTTGATGATTTACAAAAAATTGAAAAAATTAAAGAAGTCAGATTAAAAGTTTTCTTAAAAAGAGATTCTGATTTATCAATCCCTAGTTTGTATAAAATTTTCAAAGGAAGTGATTGGCAAGAAAGAGAAACTTTTGATATGTATGGAATAAATTTTATTGATCATCCCAATCCCAAAAGGCTATTAATGCCTGAAGATTGGAGAGGATGGCCATTACGAAAAGATTATATCCAGCCGGATTTCTATGAACTTCAAGATGCTTATTAG
- a CDS encoding NADH dehydrogenase subunit K codes for MNPQLSPKAIREIREGTCNPLGAPQVTTDLSENIILTSLDDLHNWARLSSLWPLLYGTACCFIEFAALIGSRFDFDRFGLVPRSSPRQADLLIVAGTVTMKMAPALVRLYEQMPEPKYVIAMGACTITGGMFSADSTTAVRGVDKLIPVDLYLPGCPPRPEAIFDAVIKLRKKVGNESILERTKTEQTHRYITSDHEMNLVFSENTGEYLNKTSANSIPSSKKEKITELPDNNEKAEIIDTLEN; via the coding sequence TTGAATCCACAATTATCCCCAAAAGCAATAAGAGAAATTCGAGAAGGGACTTGCAACCCTCTTGGTGCACCCCAAGTAACTACAGATTTGAGCGAAAATATTATATTGACAAGCTTAGACGATCTTCATAATTGGGCTAGACTAAGCAGTCTTTGGCCTCTCTTATACGGAACAGCTTGTTGTTTTATAGAATTTGCCGCCTTAATCGGATCTAGATTTGATTTTGATAGATTTGGATTAGTACCTAGAAGCTCTCCAAGGCAAGCAGATTTGCTAATAGTTGCTGGAACAGTAACTATGAAGATGGCGCCAGCTCTAGTAAGACTTTATGAGCAAATGCCTGAACCAAAATATGTCATTGCGATGGGTGCATGCACAATCACAGGAGGAATGTTCAGCGCAGACTCTACAACTGCTGTAAGAGGTGTTGATAAATTGATTCCTGTTGATTTATACCTTCCAGGATGCCCACCAAGACCAGAAGCAATTTTTGATGCAGTAATCAAATTAAGAAAAAAAGTTGGTAACGAATCAATCTTAGAGCGCACAAAAACTGAACAAACCCACAGATACATAACATCTGATCATGAAATGAATCTTGTTTTCTCAGAAAATACAGGTGAATATCTAAATAAAACTTCAGCTAACTCCATTCCATCCTCCAAAAAAGAAAAAATAACTGAACTACCTGATAATAATGAAAAAGCAGAAATTATTGATACTTTAGAAAATTAA
- a CDS encoding NAD(P)H-quinone oxidoreductase subunit 3: MFLLTGYEYFLGFLLIAAAVPVLALVTNLIVAPKGRAGERRLTYESGMEPIGGAWIQFNIRYYMFALVFVIFDVETVFLYPWAVAFNRLGLLAFIEALIFIAILVIALAYAWRKGALEWS, translated from the coding sequence ATGTTTTTATTAACTGGCTATGAATACTTTTTAGGTTTCCTTTTAATTGCCGCAGCTGTTCCAGTATTAGCTCTAGTTACTAATCTCATAGTTGCTCCTAAAGGCAGAGCAGGGGAAAGAAGACTTACATATGAGTCTGGAATGGAGCCTATTGGAGGAGCATGGATTCAATTTAATATTCGTTATTACATGTTTGCTTTGGTTTTCGTTATATTTGATGTTGAGACAGTATTCCTTTATCCTTGGGCTGTAGCTTTTAATAGATTAGGCTTACTAGCATTTATTGAGGCTTTAATCTTCATTGCAATACTTGTTATTGCCCTGGCATACGCATGGAGAAAAGGTGCTTTAGAATGGAGTTAA
- a CDS encoding rubredoxin → MSENIQPASEENKIVEDFEKEKLSEISSEVNVEQPTLNLEQNRFECRSCGYIYDPSEGNKKLNIPKNTPFSELDGNTFACPVCRAGKNFYKDIGPKSKPSGFEENLVYGFGFNSLPPGQKNILIFGGLAFAAAMFLSLYSLH, encoded by the coding sequence GTGAGTGAAAACATTCAACCAGCCTCTGAGGAAAACAAAATAGTTGAAGATTTTGAGAAAGAAAAACTTTCTGAAATTTCATCAGAAGTAAATGTTGAACAACCTACCCTTAATCTAGAACAAAATAGATTCGAATGTAGAAGTTGTGGATATATTTATGATCCGTCTGAAGGAAATAAAAAACTAAACATACCTAAAAATACTCCTTTTTCAGAGTTAGATGGGAATACCTTCGCTTGCCCTGTTTGTAGAGCTGGTAAAAATTTTTATAAGGATATAGGTCCTAAATCTAAACCTAGTGGTTTTGAAGAAAATTTAGTTTATGGGTTTGGTTTTAATAGTTTACCTCCTGGACAAAAAAACATATTAATTTTTGGAGGTCTGGCGTTTGCTGCTGCTATGTTCCTTTCTTTGTACTCTTTGCATTAA
- a CDS encoding photosynthesis system II assembly factor Ycf48 gives MKKIITSIPNLLLSILLCFVLSSCSSTGVKMSDSSPWKTIQFEDQANALDVDFIDNKNGFLVGSNRLIMESNDGGETWEKRNLDLPSEENFRLLDIDFKGPEGWLIGQPSLVMHTLDAGKNWTRLSLGNKLPGQPFLITTVDAGVAELATTAGAIYETSDSGESWNAKVVDASGSGGVRDLRRTSKGDYVSVSSLGNFFSTLENDSDAWIAHQRASSKRVQSIGFNPEGSLWMLSRGAEIRFNEDTNDLENWSKPIIPILNGYNYLDMGWDPNGDIWAGGGNGTLIVSKDQGKTWNKDPIASELPTNYIKIVFLDKDALDNQKGFVLGERGYILKWNS, from the coding sequence ATGAAAAAAATTATTACTAGTATTCCCAATCTTCTTTTATCAATTCTTCTTTGCTTTGTATTGAGCAGTTGTTCATCTACAGGAGTAAAGATGAGTGATAGCAGCCCTTGGAAAACAATTCAGTTTGAGGACCAGGCTAATGCTTTAGATGTTGATTTTATAGATAATAAAAATGGATTTTTAGTCGGTTCTAATAGACTTATTATGGAATCTAATGATGGAGGAGAAACTTGGGAAAAAAGAAATTTAGATTTACCAAGTGAAGAGAACTTTCGTCTTCTAGATATAGATTTTAAAGGGCCAGAGGGATGGTTAATAGGTCAACCTTCATTAGTTATGCATACACTTGATGCAGGAAAGAATTGGACACGTTTATCTCTAGGTAACAAATTACCAGGCCAACCATTTCTAATAACAACTGTCGATGCTGGGGTTGCAGAATTGGCTACCACTGCAGGTGCTATTTATGAAACATCAGATAGTGGTGAATCATGGAATGCAAAAGTTGTAGATGCATCTGGTTCTGGAGGTGTAAGAGATTTAAGAAGAACTAGTAAAGGAGATTATGTCAGTGTAAGTAGTCTAGGTAATTTCTTTTCTACTTTGGAAAATGACAGTGATGCATGGATAGCTCATCAAAGAGCCAGTAGCAAAAGAGTTCAAAGTATTGGTTTTAATCCAGAAGGAAGTTTATGGATGCTTTCTAGAGGAGCAGAAATTAGATTTAATGAAGATACTAATGATCTAGAAAATTGGTCAAAGCCTATCATTCCAATTCTTAATGGATATAATTATCTAGACATGGGATGGGATCCAAATGGTGACATATGGGCTGGTGGAGGTAATGGAACTTTAATAGTGAGTAAAGATCAAGGTAAAACTTGGAATAAAGATCCTATTGCTTCTGAATTGCCAACAAACTATATTAAAATAGTTTTTCTTGATAAGGATGCTTTAGACAATCAAAAAGGATTTGTACTTGGCGAGCGTGGTTATATCCTTAAATGGAATAGCTAA
- the psbE gene encoding cytochrome b559 subunit alpha: MAAGSTGERPFFEIITSIRYWIIHAVTLPAIFIAGFLFVYTGLAYDAFGTPRPDSYFQSSESKAPVVTQRYEAKSQLDLRTK; this comes from the coding sequence ATGGCCGCAGGTTCAACGGGTGAACGCCCATTCTTTGAAATAATCACCAGTATTAGATACTGGATTATTCATGCAGTAACATTACCAGCTATCTTTATAGCAGGCTTCTTATTTGTATATACAGGCTTAGCCTACGATGCTTTCGGAACTCCTCGCCCAGATAGTTATTTCCAATCATCTGAATCTAAAGCACCTGTCGTAACACAAAGATATGAAGCTAAATCTCAACTAGATTTAAGAACAAAATAA
- the psbF gene encoding cytochrome b559 subunit beta, which translates to MTNSQAPMQAAEVRVYPIFTVRWLAVHALAIPSVFFLGSIAAMQFVAR; encoded by the coding sequence ATGACTAATTCTCAAGCTCCAATGCAGGCTGCGGAAGTCCGCGTTTATCCTATATTCACTGTCCGTTGGCTAGCAGTTCATGCTCTAGCTATCCCATCAGTATTCTTTCTAGGTTCTATTGCTGCTATGCAATTCGTAGCCCGATAA
- a CDS encoding photosystem II reaction center protein L, translated as MQVNENPNKVPVELNRTSLYLGLLSVFVLGILFSSYFFN; from the coding sequence ATGCAAGTAAACGAAAATCCTAACAAAGTTCCAGTTGAACTTAATCGTACAAGCCTTTATTTAGGCTTACTATCAGTCTTCGTATTGGGAATTTTATTTTCCAGTTACTTTTTCAATTAA
- a CDS encoding photosystem II reaction center protein J, whose protein sequence is MSKLKGPDGRIPDRLPDGRPAVAWERRWTEGTLPLWLVATAGGIAVIFVLGIFFYGSYQGVGAGG, encoded by the coding sequence ATGAGTAAATTAAAAGGACCTGATGGAAGAATTCCAGATAGACTTCCCGACGGTAGACCAGCAGTTGCATGGGAAAGAAGATGGACAGAAGGAACTCTTCCTCTATGGCTTGTTGCTACAGCTGGTGGAATTGCAGTTATCTTCGTTTTAGGTATATTTTTCTATGGTTCATACCAAGGGGTTGGAGCTGGAGGCTAA
- the mtnP gene encoding S-methyl-5'-thioadenosine phosphorylase yields the protein MNKEHLLPIEKSRLGVIGGSGFYSMDQIEYLRELEINTPYGKPSDSIKVYNLGNLEIAFIPRHGRKHSLNPSEIPYKANIWALRSIGVRWIIAPSAVGSLQEQIRPLDIVVPDQFIDRTKNRPATFFNEGAVAHVTMGDPFCTNLSRILSEIGEKNIPGGRQLHRGGTYLAMEGPAFSTRAESNLYRSWGCSIIGMTNHTEARLAKEAEIAYSSLSMVTDYDCWHQTHQEVSVEMVLDNLRSNTEVANKIIFEVAKLIEKERPKSKSHFSLKDGLITQKENIPSSTIEKLRIFTDSY from the coding sequence ATGAATAAAGAACATTTATTACCAATAGAAAAATCAAGATTAGGAGTGATTGGTGGAAGTGGATTTTATTCAATGGATCAAATAGAGTACCTAAGAGAACTAGAAATCAATACTCCCTATGGTAAACCTTCTGATTCAATAAAAGTATATAATCTTGGAAACCTAGAAATAGCATTTATTCCTAGACATGGCAGAAAACATAGTTTAAATCCTTCTGAAATACCTTACAAAGCTAATATTTGGGCTTTAAGATCAATAGGAGTAAGATGGATCATTGCCCCATCTGCAGTTGGTTCATTACAAGAACAGATTAGGCCACTTGATATAGTGGTTCCAGATCAATTTATAGACCGGACAAAAAATAGACCTGCAACCTTCTTTAACGAGGGGGCTGTTGCTCACGTAACTATGGGGGATCCCTTCTGCACAAATTTATCACGTATATTAAGTGAAATCGGAGAAAAAAATATTCCTGGCGGAAGACAATTGCATAGAGGGGGTACCTATCTAGCAATGGAAGGTCCCGCTTTCTCAACTAGAGCAGAATCTAATTTATATAGGAGTTGGGGATGTTCAATAATTGGAATGACGAACCACACAGAAGCAAGATTAGCTAAAGAAGCTGAAATAGCTTACTCCTCCTTATCTATGGTAACTGACTATGATTGCTGGCATCAAACTCATCAAGAAGTTTCTGTAGAGATGGTTTTGGATAATCTTAGATCAAATACTGAAGTGGCTAATAAAATAATATTTGAAGTAGCTAAATTAATTGAAAAAGAAAGACCAAAAAGTAAGTCTCATTTTTCATTAAAAGATGGATTGATAACCCAAAAAGAAAATATCCCAAGCTCAACAATAGAGAAACTCAGGATATTTACTGATTCTTATTAG
- the selD gene encoding selenide, water dikinase SelD translates to MAFNHLVLIGGGHSNVSLLKKWLMFPKLMPEIPVSIISRDSHLVYSAMFPSVISKSITLEESLINIKSLAKNAKVSFIEEEVKNVDFNLKKIVLSNRPSVNYSKLVLNYGSQTIIPKEFESLVKNRNAFSIKPFLRAYDSILKEDIFDSVNELPFVIVGSGLAAIEVSFALRKRWGDRPLKLLCDSRKINNTILKSLRNSNIDLIEKLNFDYGKILLCTGNTSPLWSQKKLLDSDSYGRIITNQNLQIKSFSGIFAVGDCAVVGSAKRPASGVFAVKVVNTLVQNLKKDIEGRSLKKWFPQKIGLQIVNIFPSHHPKAFAIYRNFVFGPSFIFWILKHKIDLNFIKKFRSKRLIMKSSEKSISLNDCRGCAAKIPQVVLNKSLINSNLNSFASSPEDSVEIYQNGQDIILQSVDGFPALVSDPWLNAKITTLHACSDLWACGAKLSSAQALISLPKVEREFQSYLFSQSLQGIKSTVEDQGGELLGGHTFEARSLVNKPYSLGIDISLTVQGILKNGAKPWLKSGMNNGDILMMSRPLGVGIYFAGQMQNINMLDTSSKVINNLVKSQQYLIDEIYLFQNQFKESLVNAATDITGYGFIGHLKEMVESSNLYRQSNNLEPLKVLLDLFAFKAYPGVFDLIRKDVKSTFFESNKEIFDKIYKVNKQKRIINFLNENSLDQETFNERISLLLDPQTCGPLLISCNRKYENVLKDKWYKVGEVVKM, encoded by the coding sequence ATGGCTTTTAATCATCTGGTACTAATTGGAGGAGGACACTCAAATGTTTCTTTATTGAAGAAATGGTTAATGTTTCCGAAATTAATGCCAGAAATTCCTGTTTCAATTATATCTAGAGATTCTCATTTGGTTTATTCGGCGATGTTCCCATCGGTGATTTCAAAATCAATCACTTTAGAAGAGAGTTTAATTAATATAAAATCTTTGGCAAAAAATGCAAAAGTATCTTTTATAGAAGAAGAAGTAAAGAATGTTGATTTCAATTTAAAGAAAATTGTTTTAAGTAATAGACCTTCAGTTAATTATTCTAAGTTGGTGCTTAATTATGGAAGTCAAACAATAATTCCAAAAGAATTTGAATCACTAGTTAAAAATCGAAATGCTTTTTCAATTAAACCTTTTTTAAGGGCTTATGACTCAATCCTAAAAGAGGACATTTTTGATTCAGTTAATGAACTTCCATTTGTAATAGTTGGCAGTGGTCTTGCTGCAATTGAAGTATCATTTGCTTTGAGAAAAAGATGGGGAGATAGACCTTTAAAACTATTATGTGATTCAAGAAAAATTAATAATACAATTCTAAAAAGTTTACGGAATTCCAATATTGATTTAATTGAAAAACTTAATTTTGATTATGGCAAGATTCTTTTATGTACTGGAAATACATCTCCGTTATGGTCACAAAAAAAATTATTAGATTCGGATTCTTATGGCAGAATAATTACAAATCAGAATTTGCAGATAAAAAGTTTCTCTGGAATCTTTGCTGTTGGCGATTGCGCAGTTGTAGGTTCAGCAAAAAGACCAGCATCGGGAGTTTTTGCAGTAAAAGTTGTAAATACATTAGTACAAAATCTAAAAAAAGATATAGAAGGAAGATCATTAAAAAAGTGGTTTCCCCAAAAGATCGGATTACAAATAGTAAATATATTTCCAAGCCATCATCCAAAGGCTTTTGCTATTTATCGCAATTTTGTTTTCGGCCCTTCTTTTATTTTTTGGATTTTAAAGCATAAAATTGATCTCAACTTTATTAAAAAGTTCAGATCAAAAAGGCTAATTATGAAAAGTAGTGAAAAAAGTATTTCTTTGAATGATTGCAGAGGATGTGCAGCTAAAATTCCTCAAGTTGTTTTGAATAAATCATTAATAAATTCTAATTTAAATTCTTTTGCCTCATCACCTGAAGATTCAGTTGAGATATATCAAAATGGTCAAGATATTATCTTGCAAAGTGTAGATGGATTTCCTGCTTTGGTAAGTGATCCTTGGCTTAATGCAAAAATTACTACTTTGCATGCTTGCTCAGATTTGTGGGCATGCGGCGCAAAACTTTCATCCGCGCAGGCTTTAATTTCATTACCAAAAGTTGAAAGGGAATTTCAGAGTTACCTCTTTTCTCAATCACTTCAAGGAATTAAATCAACAGTTGAGGATCAAGGAGGTGAATTACTTGGAGGCCATACTTTCGAGGCAAGAAGTTTAGTAAATAAACCTTATTCATTAGGAATAGATATTTCTTTAACAGTTCAAGGTATTTTAAAAAATGGAGCAAAACCATGGCTTAAATCTGGAATGAATAATGGAGATATTCTCATGATGTCTAGACCTCTGGGGGTTGGGATTTACTTTGCCGGTCAAATGCAAAATATTAATATGCTAGATACTTCTTCTAAAGTAATTAATAATTTAGTAAAGAGTCAGCAATATTTGATTGATGAAATTTATCTTTTTCAAAATCAATTTAAAGAATCATTAGTCAATGCTGCGACTGATATTACTGGATATGGATTTATTGGACATCTTAAAGAAATGGTTGAATCATCTAATTTATATAGGCAAAGCAATAATCTTGAACCACTAAAAGTTTTATTAGATTTATTTGCATTTAAAGCTTATCCTGGAGTATTTGATTTAATAAGAAAAGATGTTAAAAGTACTTTCTTTGAATCTAATAAAGAAATTTTTGACAAAATTTATAAAGTAAATAAGCAAAAAAGAATAATTAATTTTTTAAACGAAAATTCATTAGATCAAGAGACTTTTAACGAGAGAATATCATTACTATTAGATCCTCAAACATGTGGACCTTTGTTGATTAGTTGCAATCGTAAATATGAAAATGTTCTAAAGGATAAATGGTACAAGGTTGGAGA